The Cyanobacteriota bacterium genomic interval CTGAACTATCCCGCCCATATTCAGGCGCTACATGCTATCGATCTGCAAGTTGCTGCCCAGCAATACCTATCTCCAGATGCTTACGCCGTCACTGTTCTCAAGCCCTACTAGCGCAAGTTATGTGGACTGCGATCGCCCAGCATATCAGTGCAGCTTTAGGTAAGTCCTTTCAGCCCAGTAGCCAGCGATCCGTTGGTGGAGGTTGCATTAACCAGGGCTACCAGTTAGCCGATGAGCACCATACCTACTTTGTGAAGCTCAATCGTGCAGAGCTAGTCAGCATGTTTGAGTCTGAAGCATTGGGCCTACAACAGATTCAGGCAACCAAAACGATTCGTGTACCCACTCCTGTTTGCTGGGGTGTTGCTGATGGTCGGTCATACATCGTACTAGAGTGGTTAGATTTGGGACGTGGTTCCAGTGATGCTTGGGCAGCTATGGGGCAGCAGTTAGCCATGCTTCATCGGGTTAGTGGCGAGCAGTTTAAGGGTGGTGGTTATGGTTGGGATCGCAACAACACGATCGGATCCACACCTCAGATCAATACTTGGACAGCAGATTGGGCAACTTTCTTTCGCGATCACCGCCTTGGATATCAATTCCAGCTTGCTCAGCGCCGGGGGGGCT includes:
- a CDS encoding fructosamine kinase family protein, producing the protein MWTAIAQHISAALGKSFQPSSQRSVGGGCINQGYQLADEHHTYFVKLNRAELVSMFESEALGLQQIQATKTIRVPTPVCWGVADGRSYIVLEWLDLGRGSSDAWAAMGQQLAMLHRVSGEQFKGGGYGWDRNNTIGSTPQINTWTADWATFFRDHRLGYQFQLAQRRGG